TAATTCTTCTTGAGTATAGAATTTATCAATACTCGATTTAATACTTCCATCAGTATTGTAGCGAATATAAACTAAACCTCCTGCACCTATCTGCGGTCGCTTAACCCAATCAGTCAATTCATCAACCTGCTTGCGTGTATATTCTGAACATCCTTTACACACAAGGCCTCCAACAAATTCTGCCTCATCAACAACTTTAAATTTTCCGGGTACAATATGCTGGCTGTTATCATCTTTAAAGGTAACAATTTTCATGTCAAAACGCATATCCGGTTTATCATTACCATAGTATTTCATCGCATCTGCATAACTCATTCTATGTAGTGGAGGTATAGTAATATTTTTTACCTCTTTGAACAGATGAATAACTAATCCTTCAAACATAGCTAAAATGTCTTCCTGTTCAATAAAACTCATCTCACAATCTATCTGTGTAAACTCAGGTTGTCTATCGGCTCTGAGGTCCTCATCACGAAAACATTTTACTATTTGATAATACCGATCAAACCCTGCTACCATCAGTAATTGTTTAAATGTTTGTGGAGATTGTGGCAGTGCATAAAACTGTCCGTTATGCACTCTGGAAGGCACTATAAAATCACGCGCACCTTCGGGTGTAGACTTTATAAGAACAGGTGTTTCTACTTCAATAAAATTCTGACTGTCTAAATAATTTCGCACTGCGGAAGCCATTCGATGTCGCAATTCAAAATTAGCCTTTACATTAGATCTGCGTAGGTCTAGATAGCGATACTTCATTCGTAATTCGTCACCACCATCGGTGTTTTCTTCTATTGTAAATGGAGGAGTTTCCGAAGTGTTGAGAATTACTATTTTATCAACTATGATTTCAATTTCACCGGTTGTAAGTTTGTTGTTTTTACTACTTCTTTCAGCAACAACACCGTGACATTGTATAACAAATTCGCGTCCGAGCGTTCGAGCCTGCTGACATAATTCAGCGTTACTTTCCATATCAAATACTAATTGCGTTATTCCATACCTGTCTCTAAGG
This is a stretch of genomic DNA from Bacteroidia bacterium. It encodes these proteins:
- the aspS gene encoding aspartate--tRNA ligase, whose translation is MLRTHTCGELNITHKGQQVSLSGWVQRSRDLGGMTFIDLRDRYGITQLVFDMESNAELCQQARTLGREFVIQCHGVVAERSSKNNKLTTGEIEIIVDKIVILNTSETPPFTIEENTDGGDELRMKYRYLDLRRSNVKANFELRHRMASAVRNYLDSQNFIEVETPVLIKSTPEGARDFIVPSRVHNGQFYALPQSPQTFKQLLMVAGFDRYYQIVKCFRDEDLRADRQPEFTQIDCEMSFIEQEDILAMFEGLVIHLFKEVKNITIPPLHRMSYADAMKYYGNDKPDMRFDMKIVTFKDDNSQHIVPGKFKVVDEAEFVGGLVCKGCSEYTRKQVDELTDWVKRPQIGAGGLVYIRYNTDGSIKSSIDKFYTQEELKTLLEYADARPGDLLLMLTGAESKSRKALSELRLEMGNRLGLRDKNNYSCLWVYDFPLLEWNEESQRFHAMHHPFTSPKPEDISLLENNPGKVRANAYDLVINGVEIGGGSIRIFDKKLQAQMFEVLGFTKEKAQEQFGFLMNAFQYGAPPHGGIAFGFDRLCSLFGGSDSIRDFIAFPKNNAARDVMIDAPSAIDEVQLKELGIKHI